The Dioscorea cayenensis subsp. rotundata cultivar TDr96_F1 chromosome 11, TDr96_F1_v2_PseudoChromosome.rev07_lg8_w22 25.fasta, whole genome shotgun sequence genomic interval TATGCAGAGTGACCAGCAGCCCTCAAACTCTGTCCTTGGGGAAGCATTGTTCTTTGCTCTCCGTGTTCTATTGTCACGAAGCCTCAGCAGATCAACAACTATTGCTCAGAACTCAACTTGTGTGTTTGTGCTTCTTGTTGACTCACAATATGGTGGGGTGGTGGAGGTTGATGGTGATGTGAACAGGTTGGACTTTGATATTAGTAATGTTTATGAATGTGCAGCTGAATGGATAAAGACTCATGCGAAAATCACTGTTTCTCCCATTGATCGAATATGGAACAAATTGGGTAATGCCAACTGGGGAGATATCGGAACTCTGCAGGTCCTTTTAGCAATGTTCTACAGCATGGTTCAATTTTGTGGTATGCCAAAGTATTCACTTGAAGTTTTAGCTGCTGAACATAATACTCGGTTAAAAAATCGGAGAATAGAAAGGGAATTGGTAGAGACAATGCATGTGAATGGAAATGGCTTGTTTCCTTTCCAGCAACGTAGCGTTTCCCCTGAAATTGTTGAAGTGCAGGAGGTAGTCCAAGTTGAACCTGAGGAAACTCTGAAGCTGGAGATAGGGTCAGTTATATGGTTGGAAGACTCAAACTGGCAAAAAGGTTTTCAGATTAATGAAGTATTAATGGACAGTGAAGTTCCAGTCTACAGTGCTACTCCTGTAGAAGAACCCGGAAAGGATCTTCTGTTGTATGTTGGTTCCCGTCCTTCTCATTTGGAACCAGCATGGGAGGATATGAATTTATGGTACCAGGTCCAGAGGCAGACCAAGGTATTGTCTCTGATGAAACAGAGAGGCCTATCTAGCAAGTATCTACCACTGGTGGCAGCATCTGGTCGAATTATACATCCAGGTCAATGCAATAAACCAAGCTCTGGTGGTAACTGTGGGCATCCATGGTGTGGTACTCCTATCCTAGTAACCTCCCCTATTGGTGAAACTTTATCCACTATGATAAAAAATGGCACATTTGGGCCTGAGGAAGCTCTCAAATGCTGCCATGACTGCCTATCAGCTCTCGCGACTGCATCCTCAGCAGGAATCAGACATGGTGACATCCGTCCAGAGAATGTGATCTATGTGAAAACTGGTGTGAAGCGTCCTTTCTTTGTACTCATCGGATGGGGTCATGCTGTTCTGGAGGATAGAGATCGGCCATCAATGAATTTATTCTTTTCCTCAACTTATGCTCTTCAGGAAGGAAAATTGTGCGCAGCATCAGATGCTGAGAGCCTGATCTATTTGCTCTACTTTTCATCTGGTGGCGTTTTCCCTGATCTGGATTCGGTCGAAGGGGCACTACAATGGAGGGAGAAATCATGGTCAAGAAGAGTTATTCAGCAGAAGCTTGGGGATGTATCTGCTGTGCTGAAAGCCTTTGCTGATTATGTGGACAGTCTATGCGGCACGCCATATCCAATGGACTATGAGATTTGGTTGAGAAGACTTAAAAGGACAATTAATGAAGATGACCATGGAAAGGAGATTGCTTCTTCTAGTtaagatttatttgaaattattattggcACAAGTGTTGGTCATTTGCAATGTGACCTTTCCGGAGGTTatgattttgaagttttgagtTTTGCATTTTGATGATCTGTTGCA includes:
- the LOC120272165 gene encoding uncharacterized protein LOC120272165; translation: MASSDDFAYHEWARKGASRVGSQSQGGSPDCASAGSGPKRSSVSSVRARGSSSSARKEFLRKFIDSEILTENLEDWFSGSCEESAFQKPVFDVPFELTALQNFDYALEDVSFQQLIRMPNALYASTSDAVEATAHLAIEDFLHASVKGLWETFWGQDVPMPFSVACIHSTSSKFYPAERAIAGGKLEGLCATAVMLKNNRHAYGRWDQILILALLRPDIGTISMQSDQQPSNSVLGEALFFALRVLLSRSLSRSTTIAQNSTCVFVLLVDSQYGGVVEVDGDVNRLDFDISNVYECAAEWIKTHAKITVSPIDRIWNKLGNANWGDIGTLQVLLAMFYSMVQFCGMPKYSLEVLAAEHNTRLKNRRIERELVETMHVNGNGLFPFQQRSVSPEIVEVQEVVQVEPEETLKLEIGSVIWLEDSNWQKGFQINEVLMDSEVPVYSATPVEEPGKDLLLYVGSRPSHLEPAWEDMNLWYQVQRQTKVLSLMKQRGLSSKYLPLVAASGRIIHPGQCNKPSSGGNCGHPWCGTPILVTSPIGETLSTMIKNGTFGPEEALKCCHDCLSALATASSAGIRHGDIRPENVIYVKTGVKRPFFVLIGWGHAVLEDRDRPSMNLFFSSTYALQEGKLCAASDAESLIYLLYFSSGGVFPDLDSVEGALQWREKSWSRRVIQQKLGDVSAVLKAFADYVDSLCGTPYPMDYEIWLRRLKRTINEDDHGKEIASSS